TAGTGAATGATCCAAAGACAGAAAACCAATTTGTTTTAACTATTCGTGGAGATGGCGATTTTACAAAACAATTGTCTCAGGTAGCTATTGATTCAAAGGTTTTAGTAGATGGTGGTTTTAGTTTATTCCAATCTGTAATCCGGAAAAACAAAGCCAAAGAACTTGTTATGATTGGTGGTGGTATCGGAATTGTTCCTTTACTTTCAATAGCTGAAGGAAATCCAGATATACCGACACAATTATTCTATAGTGTCAAAAAAGAGCAAGACTTTCTTTATCAAGAAAAAATTGCACAGTGGAATCAAAGACCTCAGTTTAGAGGACAACTTCAAGTTGGTCGCTATAGTGATGACTATATTCTTAGTCACTTACCAGAAGATAAGACAAATCTTGTTGTATTATTAGGTGGACCTATAAGTATGGGACGACACTGGAAGTCATTCTTTTTAGATCAAGGTTTACATGCTGATCAGATTTATTTTGAAGAATTCTCGTGGTAAGAACAACCGTTTATGACTTTTTGATACTTTTTAGCCAATGATATGGTAATGTAAAACTATCATTTAAAGTATTAAAAGAAGGTGACAATACATTCATTATTATTCATAAACATTAACTAAACAAAAATGATTAAAAGCCTAACCTTCTTGAAAGGTTAGGCTTTTTTATGGGAAAAAAGGAGAAACATGAAAAAACAAACTAAAGTAGTTGCTTTGTTTTCATCTATTATACTAGGGAGTCTATTTGTCATACCTAGTATTAATGCTGAAGAAGTGACAACTATTGCTACAGAAGTTAATAAAGAACAGCAAGTGACAACTGAAAACCTAGAAAGTGCGCCAAAACAAGTAGTTACTGAAAAAACGGGATTTGAACAAAAGGAAGGGAGTTTATTAGAAAGACCTGATTTACAAGATGAAAAAGAACAAGTTATCACAACTGCTGATAATCTAGTAAAAAATGATCAATTTATAAAAAAATCCAATTCACAGAAAGGCAATGATAAACAAAATGAAGTAGTTGATGATTGGCATTTGTATCAAGATAAAGCGAAAACGACAGAACCTCCGGTAATTAAAACGTCACAACAAGGTATCAGTATTGAAAACCAAAAAGACCATGATTTTAAAGGTGTCATTTATCAAGATATTACTATTGAGCCAAAACAAGCATATCAACTACACTATGATGTCGAAACAAAAGGAATCACTTCACAAGTCTTTGTCAGGATTATTGAAAAAGATGACAAAAATCCAATTCAGAAAAAAGAACAGATTTGGTATTCTCAAATGACGAGGGGAAATGAAGATAAACAAACTAATATTCAACACTACTCACCAGACTTAATGGTTTCAAAAGTGAGACTAGAGCTTTATTATGATAAGGGACGCGGAAAAGTTACTTTCAATAATATTGGTCTAAGACCACTAGGTGAGAAAAAATTAGTTCAGATAAAAAAAGTGGATAATAGTCTTGAAACAAGTGTTGAATTGCCCTTACACAAAGCCTATGTTTTTAAAAATCAAAATCTATCTTATGCGATAGTTGATGCTAATAATGAAGTTGCACGGATTGAAAAAGGCGTGTTAATTCCTAAAAAAATAGGAAAAGGGACGATTGAAGCCCGTGATACCAATGGAAAATTACAAGGGACATTTTCTTTCACTATTGTGGAACAAAAAGGGAATCCATATCAAAAGCAACTCGACTATTGGCAACAAAGTATCTTAGGTGATCAGTTTTATCATCAAGATAATGTCAAAATGAGACAGATGACTCAACAGAGTGATAAAGAGATAAAACAAATCTTGGCTGAAAGACGGAATCTTTTAGGAACAAAAGAGATGTCAATGCATGATTTAAAAAAAATAAATCCTGATCAGTTAGTCAATAGTTATCGTCAATTAGAAAAAATGGCCAAACAAATTAGCATCCCGACGTCCATTTATTACCATGATGGGAAACTAATATCACAAATCAAATCAAATATGGATTGGTTAGCAAAAAATGCCTATCATCCTAATATGCAACAAAAAACGGATTCAAATTGGTGGTATTATGAAGTAGCCATTCCAAGAGCTATTGTAAATACGTTAACCTTACTTTCCCTTATTTTTCTGATAAAGAAATCGTAACTTATACAAGAGGAATTGACTATTTCTTACCAAACCACCACAGCTTTAGATCAACCTTAAGAAATCCTTTTGAAGCAAAAGGAGGTAATTTAGTTGATTTGAGTCGTATCAAAATTGTTGCAAGATAAAGACAGGCTGTCAGCAGCAATCAGTCAATTAAAACAACTGTTTACTTTTCAAGATGGCAAAGCTGTAAAAGAAGGCTTCTATAAAGATGGTTCTTATATTGATCACACTAATGTTGCCTATAATGGTGGTTATGGAGTTGTGCTATTAGATGGTTTTAGTCAACTAACACCACTTGTCAAATCATCTGGATTTGCTTTAAGTCAATTTGAATTATCAGTGCTGAATTCCTGGCTTAAGAAATCATTTTTACCATTTATTGTTAATGGAGAAATGATGGATTTGGTCAGAGGCCGTGCTATCAGTAGATCAAATGAAAGCTCTCAAAAAACAGCATTAGCGGTTATTAGATCTATACTAAGACTGATTGATACTTACCCAGAAAATAATGAACTGATTGCATTAAAACCTAGATTAAAGTCAGAATTAAACAAAGTAACTGAAAGGAACCGGTACCAAGGTATTTCAAGTTATTGGGATTTCTATCTCATGGATAAACTGATGTCTGATCAATCTGTGGCAGATTTTAAAGACAATAATCAACTTCATCTATATAATAGAATGGCGAGACTGGTTTATACAAATGCCAAAAAAGACTTTAGCTTTGCTTTAGCAATGCATTCAAAAAAAGTCTTGAATTTTGAAAGTATGAATAATGAAAATCAAAAAGGTTGGTATTCTGGTGATGGCATGTTTTACCTTTACCAAAAAGGCAATCAAGATTATTCAAACCATTATTGGCCAACTGTTGATGCTCACTCACTCCCAGGAACAACTGAGCTTGTTCAAGATCGAAAAAAGGTGACAACAGTTTTAATCAAAGAAATTGGAAAAGAAAAATCTGGGATGAGAACCTTATCGTCATCATTTGTTGGCTCTATCAAGGATGAGCATCAAAATGGTGTGGCTACGATGGCATTTAAAAATTGGGATGGTCAGTTATCAGCTAAAAAATCTTGGTTTATCTTAAATGATAAAATTGTCTTTTTGGGATCAGATATTAAGAATAAAAGTCAGTCAGAAGTGGTGACCACTATTGATCAAAAAAGGATAGATCCAAGCAATCCATATCAAGTCTATATTAATCAGACTTTGGTAAATCCAAAAGAAAAACAAGTGTATCAAAATGTAACCTCAATTTATCTTATCTCTAAAGATAAAAAAATAGCAGTCGGTTATCAGTTCTTTAATCCAACTTCAATTTCATTGGCTGAAGAGAGCCACAGTGGGAAATGGACAGATATCAATGAAAAAGATAAGAATAAAGAGAATCTGACACAGTCATTTTTATCCATTAAACAGTATCATACAAAAGAAAAAAAGACTTATGCTTATAGTATGATGCCAAATGTCAGTCAAGACCAATTTTCAAAAGAACTGGCTGAGCCATCACTTAAGCTTTTATCAAATCAAAAGGACCTCCAGGCTATTTACGATAGTAAGCAACAAATTTATGCACTAGCTAATCATACTCCAACTCAAAAAATCATTTCAAATCAGATAATTACTAAAACAGGTTTGTATCTGATTAATGAAAAAACAGCAATTATCAATCATCAATATTTAAAACATTAAAATAGATAATATTTCTAATCTTTGTGTTAAAATAGGTAAAATAAAAGAATTGATTGGGGAAATCTATTGAAAAATGCTATGTTAATTGTCAATCCAAGTTCAGGTGGAGAAAAGGCAAAATCTTATCAAGAAAAAGCCATGAAAAAGTTGAAAGCCTATTTTGATAGTGTTGATTTAAAGTTGACTGAAAAAGAGGGAGATGCTGTTCAATTTTCTAAACAAGCTGCAAAAGAACAATATCATAGTATTTTTGTCATGGGCGGTGATGGAACTGTAAATGAAGGTATTAATGGCATTGCTGAGCAAGCTCATAGACCCCATTTTGGCTTTTTCCCTCTGGGAACCGTCAATGATTTGGCGCGTGTCTTAAAGATGCCACTTGACCCAGAAGAAGCCATCTCAAAAATGTCTTTTGAAGAGACGAGTGATTTAGACATTGGAAGAGTAAATGAGCATTATTTTATGAATGTCATTGCTATTGGAACCATTCCAGAGTCAGTTAATGATGTTGACCCAAATGAAAAAACAAAATTTGGTAAATTAGCTTATTTTATCTCAGGCTTTAAGAATATGGTTAATAATGAAGCCTATCATTTTCAGGTTGACATTGATGGGAAAAAGCAAGAAATCAAAACCAGTACGATTCTCATAGGCTTGACAAATTCGATTGGTGGCTTTGAACAGCTCATTCCAGAGGCAAAAGTAGATGATGGAAAACTTCATTTTGTCTATTTAAAAGATCAGACCTTTATGGATACTGTTAAAGCTATTCCAAGTTTAGTGACTGGGGTTTATGATTCAGATCAAAATGTTTCTTATCACGTTTTTGAAAAAGCTAGTATCTCAACAGATCAAAAAGGATTAACCATCAATGTGGATGGAGATGAAGGAGATGAACTTCCCATTACAGTTAGTGTTCTACCATCTCATCTTACAATTTACACTTGTCACTAAAAAGTTTCTCTTGTCGAGAGGCTTTTTTAGCTTTAATAAAAATAGTTATTAGAAATTTTCGTTAAAATCCTCATTTTTTTGTTACCCCTTTCATTGCCTATAATGAGCTTTTTAGCTTCGTTTTTGAAATCTTATCAAATGAAAATCCTTGCTATTAAAGGCTTTTTTAGTGAACAAGACATTTGACAAAAAGAGACCACTCTTGTTATAATAGTTATGTTCTGTTTAGGCAGATTCTTTTTTTAAGAAAAAAAGAGACCATCTCATTTGAATTAAGATGTGTCACTTTTCGATAAGACATAAAATAATATTGGAGAAAAAAATGGGAAACATTTTAGAAGTTAAAAACTTAACCAAAATTTTTGGTAAAAAACAAAAGGCTGCCCTTGATCTCGTAAAACAAGGAAGAAGCAAAACGGAAATCTTAAAAGCAACTGGTGCTACAGTTGGTGTTTATGATGCTAGCTTTGAAGTTAAAGAAGGCGAAATTTTCGTTATCATGGGACTTTCTGGTAGTGGGAAATCTACACTGGTTCGTATGTTAAACCGTTTGATCGAACCATCTTCAGGGAGTATCTTATTAGATGATAAAGATATTTCAAAAATGAACCCTGAACAATTACGTGACATTAGACGTCACGACATTAACATGGTATTCCAAAACTTTGGATTATTTCCACATAAAACAATTTTGGAAAATGCAGAGTTTGGTTTGGAACTACGGGGAATTGCTAAATCTGAAAGACAAGAAATTGCCGAAAAAGCTCTTGAAAATTCAGGTTTATTACCATTTAAAGATCAATATCCAGACCAATTATCCGGTGGGATGCAACAGCGTGTTGGTTTAGCGCGTGCATTGGCAAATAGCCCTAAGATTTTATTAATGGACGAAGCTTTCTCAGCTCTTGACCCACTAATCAGACGTGAAATGCAAGATGAGTTACTTGATTTACAAGAAAGTAACCAACAAACTATCATTTTCATCAGTCATGATTTGAACGAAGCCCTTCGTATTGGTGATCGTATTGCATTGATGAAAGATGGGAAAATCATGCAAATTGGTACAGGTGAAGAAATTCTTACCAATCCAGCCAACGACTTTGTTCGTGAGTTCGTCGAAGATATTGACCGTTCTAAAGTCTTGACTGCTCAAAATATCATGATTAAACCGTTAACAACAACTGTTGAACTTGATGGTCCTCAAGTTGCATTAAATAGAATGTATACTGAAGAAGTTTCAATGCTAATGGCTACTAATAAACGACGTCAATTGGTTGGTTCACTAACAGCAGATGATGCAATCGAAGCTAGGAAAAAAGGTTTACCTCTTTCAGAAGTTATCGATCGTGATGTCAGAACGGTATCAAAAGACACTATCATTACAGATATTTTGCCACTTATCTATGACTCATCAGCACCAATTGCTGTAACAGACGAAAATAATCGTCTTCTTGGAGTTATTATCAGAGGCCGTGTCATCGAAGCCTTGGCGAATATTCAAGATGAAGAAGAGATTGAAGAAGAAGTAAAAGCATAGAGAGGATAAATTGGTTTGAATAACATTTTATTAGAAAAACTACCAGTAGCTAAAGTGGTGGAATCATTTACAGAGTGGATTACGGCTACTTTCTCTGGTTTATTTGATGTATTACAAAAAGGTGGTAATGCATTAATGGATTGGGTAACAAATACCTTACTCTTCATTAACCCACTTTTATTTATAGTACTACTCACAGTGGCGGTTTTCTTT
This Streptococcus urinalis 2285-97 DNA region includes the following protein-coding sequences:
- a CDS encoding diacylglycerol/lipid kinase family protein — encoded protein: MKNAMLIVNPSSGGEKAKSYQEKAMKKLKAYFDSVDLKLTEKEGDAVQFSKQAAKEQYHSIFVMGGDGTVNEGINGIAEQAHRPHFGFFPLGTVNDLARVLKMPLDPEEAISKMSFEETSDLDIGRVNEHYFMNVIAIGTIPESVNDVDPNEKTKFGKLAYFISGFKNMVNNEAYHFQVDIDGKKQEIKTSTILIGLTNSIGGFEQLIPEAKVDDGKLHFVYLKDQTFMDTVKAIPSLVTGVYDSDQNVSYHVFEKASISTDQKGLTINVDGDEGDELPITVSVLPSHLTIYTCH
- a CDS encoding quaternary amine ABC transporter ATP-binding protein, whose translation is MGNILEVKNLTKIFGKKQKAALDLVKQGRSKTEILKATGATVGVYDASFEVKEGEIFVIMGLSGSGKSTLVRMLNRLIEPSSGSILLDDKDISKMNPEQLRDIRRHDINMVFQNFGLFPHKTILENAEFGLELRGIAKSERQEIAEKALENSGLLPFKDQYPDQLSGGMQQRVGLARALANSPKILLMDEAFSALDPLIRREMQDELLDLQESNQQTIIFISHDLNEALRIGDRIALMKDGKIMQIGTGEEILTNPANDFVREFVEDIDRSKVLTAQNIMIKPLTTTVELDGPQVALNRMYTEEVSMLMATNKRRQLVGSLTADDAIEARKKGLPLSEVIDRDVRTVSKDTIITDILPLIYDSSAPIAVTDENNRLLGVIIRGRVIEALANIQDEEEIEEEVKA